One segment of Radiobacillus kanasensis DNA contains the following:
- a CDS encoding AimR family lysis-lysogeny pheromone receptor has protein sequence MKVPLQEYTNNEGNGFHPFLIWKSTIYSPNEAIPIAKDYCLQASSDIDMRVGLEFLYMNGFDQDLHQLIEKNKQSSNLLNQQWGHMYELHLARKNRSLSGQQLLKGLHHISITSPEMNILKNFLFIYIHYGSYQFDALSRFLDKQYELLPQVEDPLLHRLFQTRLHEVLFIYYWKRNELVLARKHAFQVLNETFSVDRQANIHTNLALSYVLEDYGQCIMHIEESLRLAESFGNTSIIEVNLHQNLPFISAYHRKTDGICSNNRAEQAHLEIAKGNKKKAIDILEKLPYQSPFKTYYVGLAKQDKDLLKRSYHEFIEKRSDYFFSRLPLQALKVLG, from the coding sequence ATGAAAGTACCCTTACAAGAATATACAAACAACGAAGGGAACGGCTTTCACCCCTTTCTCATATGGAAGTCGACCATTTATAGTCCAAATGAAGCCATTCCGATTGCGAAAGACTATTGTCTACAAGCCTCATCAGATATTGACATGCGTGTCGGATTAGAATTCCTCTATATGAATGGCTTTGATCAGGACTTGCATCAGCTTATTGAAAAAAATAAACAAAGCTCTAATCTGCTTAATCAGCAATGGGGCCATATGTATGAATTACACCTCGCAAGAAAAAATCGGAGCCTTTCCGGTCAACAGCTTCTAAAAGGCCTACATCACATATCCATCACTTCCCCTGAGATGAACATATTAAAAAATTTTTTATTCATTTACATCCACTATGGATCCTATCAATTCGATGCTTTATCCCGATTTTTGGACAAGCAATATGAATTATTACCTCAAGTTGAAGACCCACTCTTACATCGATTGTTTCAAACAAGACTCCATGAAGTTTTATTCATCTATTACTGGAAAAGAAATGAACTAGTTTTAGCGAGAAAGCACGCCTTCCAAGTTCTTAATGAGACCTTTAGCGTCGATCGGCAGGCAAACATTCACACAAATTTAGCGCTTAGTTACGTGCTAGAGGATTATGGCCAGTGCATCATGCATATTGAAGAATCATTAAGACTGGCAGAAAGCTTTGGAAATACTTCTATAATCGAAGTGAATCTCCATCAAAACCTACCGTTTATTTCAGCTTATCACAGGAAAACGGATGGAATTTGTTCTAATAATCGAGCCGAACAAGCCCACTTAGAAATAGCCAAAGGGAATAAAAAGAAAGCAATCGATATTTTAGAAAAGCTTCCTTATCAAAGCCCTTTTAAAACGTATTATGTTGGACTAGCCAAACAGGATAAAGATTTGCTGAAACGCTCCTACCATGAATTTATCGAAAAAAGAAGTGACTATTTTTTCTCGAGGTTACCTCTTCAAGCATTAAAAGTATTGGGATAG
- a CDS encoding DUF600 domain-containing protein → MGKEFEDYLSELQTDIVAICLEYVENQADDIYIYCSYEPKMYAFDVFYKINGHIVLKNNLNKAVENQNEIGNEMLIYDTSEQRQEAVLDIGLKDLKEIHKRCKEFGREMPTEIKLHYNVKQNSLKGKYRYDLVYSNDDELLPDDIFDSWFEEVKKNS, encoded by the coding sequence ATGGGTAAAGAATTTGAAGATTATCTATCTGAACTTCAAACAGATATAGTGGCAATCTGCCTTGAGTATGTTGAAAATCAGGCCGATGATATTTACATCTATTGTTCATATGAGCCCAAAATGTATGCTTTTGATGTCTTTTACAAGATTAATGGACATATCGTACTTAAAAATAATTTGAATAAAGCCGTTGAAAATCAAAATGAAATAGGTAATGAAATGTTAATTTATGATACCTCTGAACAAAGGCAAGAGGCAGTTCTAGATATTGGGCTTAAGGACTTAAAAGAGATTCACAAAAGATGTAAGGAATTTGGGAGAGAAATGCCTACCGAAATAAAATTACATTATAATGTTAAGCAAAACAGTCTGAAAGGAAAATACAGGTATGACTTAGTTTATTCTAATGATGATGAACTCTTACCTGATGATATTTTTGACTCATGGTTCGAGGAAGTGAAAAAGAATAGTTAA
- a CDS encoding DNA/RNA non-specific endonuclease translates to MSQIKVNIPDLESLARVTLSAKHRVKASIHNLNSLTRHQGVNGSIYSLHQNLLDQVQDYERKTGNLEQVVSLTIGRMEVDERKLARRAEQITVNISQQGASCPAPEPKPKPKKKKEDKNWFEESFDSFQEIGQDIWAGLENRADKRNDSWYDLGNYWTLGAFDAVKAMDEGLETRYEKSTDSTYDFFNYWTLGTVDLVNGAVNTEDPLSKEHWMNSFELFAKVVTGGLASTTTSVASKSLTQNPAKIQQFQNVLDTNKLRIGTQSIYARTTNSSLVKTSMFIKQTGRYLDMFRLPPLLQPLQPAYGGIGPGPRVSMMDTGDKVNLNRFDVRDGGSGKRNDVNKIDNNSDNVIKNRSHISKNGELKPNVNYQTGEYDYIYKTDELGRLTDFNAEELKLTERDDRLPHKSNTPGKEPGDHAGHLAADRFGGSPDLDNLVSQSSSVNLSGYKKLENIWAKAIEEGKDVSVNVKVNYEGTNSRPASFEIKYSINGVLKKRILDN, encoded by the coding sequence ATGAGCCAGATTAAAGTAAATATCCCAGACTTAGAATCCCTTGCCCGTGTAACTCTTAGTGCCAAACACCGGGTAAAAGCATCGATACATAACCTAAATAGCCTTACTCGTCATCAAGGTGTGAACGGAAGTATTTACTCTCTCCATCAAAATCTTCTAGATCAAGTACAAGACTATGAAAGAAAGACGGGAAATTTAGAGCAAGTAGTCTCTCTTACGATAGGTAGAATGGAAGTGGACGAAAGAAAATTAGCCCGACGTGCAGAACAGATAACAGTAAACATTAGTCAGCAAGGAGCTTCTTGCCCCGCACCGGAACCGAAGCCGAAGCCAAAGAAAAAGAAAGAGGATAAAAACTGGTTTGAAGAATCGTTCGACAGTTTTCAGGAAATCGGGCAGGATATTTGGGCTGGTTTGGAGAATAGAGCCGATAAAAGGAATGATTCTTGGTATGATCTTGGGAATTATTGGACATTAGGAGCTTTTGATGCTGTAAAAGCAATGGACGAAGGATTAGAAACAAGGTATGAAAAGTCAACGGACTCTACCTACGACTTTTTCAATTATTGGACCTTGGGAACAGTTGATTTGGTCAATGGTGCCGTAAATACTGAAGATCCTTTATCAAAAGAACATTGGATGAATAGCTTTGAGCTATTTGCAAAAGTCGTGACTGGAGGATTAGCATCCACAACAACCAGTGTAGCAAGCAAAAGCCTAACCCAGAATCCTGCAAAAATACAACAGTTTCAAAATGTTCTAGATACTAACAAACTAAGAATCGGAACCCAAAGTATTTATGCACGAACAACGAACAGTTCCCTAGTCAAAACATCCATGTTTATCAAACAAACAGGAAGATACCTAGACATGTTCCGCCTCCCACCATTACTTCAACCTTTACAACCTGCCTATGGCGGGATAGGGCCAGGCCCGCGGGTATCTATGATGGATACTGGGGATAAGGTGAATTTGAATAGGTTTGATGTGAGGGATGGGGGCAGTGGCAAACGAAATGATGTTAACAAAATTGATAATAATTCAGATAACGTAATCAAAAATCGAAGTCACATAAGTAAGAATGGAGAATTAAAACCAAATGTAAATTATCAAACTGGAGAATATGATTATATTTACAAGACAGATGAATTGGGGAGACTTACTGATTTTAATGCAGAAGAATTGAAATTAACAGAACGTGATGATAGATTACCACATAAATCTAATACTCCTGGTAAAGAACCTGGAGACCATGCAGGACACTTAGCTGCAGATAGATTTGGGGGTTCTCCTGATTTAGATAATCTAGTATCTCAATCAAGTAGTGTTAACTTGAGCGGATATAAAAAATTAGAAAATATATGGGCAAAAGCGATAGAAGAAGGAAAAGATGTTTCAGTTAATGTTAAGGTTAATTATGAAGGAACGAATTCAAGACCGGCGAGTTTTGAAATAAAATACTCAATAAATGGTGTTTTAAAGAAAAGAATTTTAGATAATTGA